In Bradyrhizobium sp. WD16, the genomic stretch GATCCACTACGTCGATCGCGGTACTGGTCCGGCGATCGTCATGATCCACGGCCTCGGCGGCAATCTGCTTAACTTCGATTATGCGCTCGCTGACCGGCTCTTGGCCGATCATCGTGTCATCCTGATCGACCGGCCGGGTTCGGGCTATTCGGTTCGTCCAGAGAGCGCTCCGGCCAATTTGCCGGCGCAGGCGGCGACAATCGCCGCGGTCATCAAGCAACTCGGATTGTCGCGTCCGCTGGTGGTTGGCCATTCGCTCGGTGGAGCGGTGGCGCTGACCCTCGCGCTCGAGCACCCCGACAGCGTTGGCGGCCTCGTCCTGCTGGCGGCGCTGACCCACGCCAAGGAGGAAGTGCCGCCGGTCTTTCGCGGGCTGGCCATTCCGTGGCCACTGTTGCGCAAGATCGTAGCCTGGACCGTGGCGACGCCGCTCGCGATTCGCAATCGCGACGTGGTGCTTGGCGTCGTCTTTGGTCCGGATCCGGTCCCGGCGGATTTTGCGCTGCGTGGCGGCGGCGTCCTGGGGCTGAGACCGGTCGCCTTTTATAATACATCGACGGATTTGCTGGCGATCAACGATGATCTGCCGGCACTGACGCAGCGCTATGGGGCGCTGGCGGTGCCCGTCGCAATGCTCTACGGTCGCGGCGATCGCCTTCTTGACTACCGAGAGCAGGGCGAGGCGCTGAAGGCGAAACTGCCGACACTCGACCTCGAATTGATCGAGGGTGGCCACATGCTCCAGTTCATGCATCCAGAAATCTGTGAGGCGGTCATTCGGCGCACCGAAGCGCGGATGCACCCCTAAAGGGAGCCCGCCATGACGATCTCACTTTACGACGCGACCGTTCCCGGTTACCTGCAGATCCTCGGAGCGGTCGAGAAAGTTCTCGAACGTGGCGCTGCCCATGCCCGTGAGCACGGCATTGATCCTGCCGAACTGGTCGAAGCGCGCCTCTATTTCGACATGCTCCCCCTTCGCTTTCAGATCGTCTCGATCTCGCACCACTCCCGCGGCGCGATCGAAGGCGCCGGGCGCGGCCTGTTCGAGCCGCCGGAAAGCTCGCAATCATATGACTATGCGGGCTTGCAGGCGTTGATCGCGGAGACGCGCCAGGCATTGGAAAAGATCGCGCCGGACGCCGTCAACGCGCTCGAGGGCAAGGACATGGTCTTCCAGCTCGGTGATCGCAGGCTGCCGTTCTTTGCCGGAGACTTTCTGCTGTCGTTCTCGCTGCCGAACTTCTATTTCCACGCTACCACGGCCTACGACATCCTGCGCACCAAAGGCGTGTCGCTCGGCAAGCGCGATTTCATCGGCCGGCTGCGGCTGAAGACCTGAGCTTGCCGCCGGTTCTCCTCAGTGCTTTGCATAGGTGGCGTCGATCGGCACGACTTTCGCAGACGCCAGCTTCTTGTCGGTGAAGGCGATCGCCGGCGCCTCCCTGCCATCATGTGACGGCCGCGCTTCCGGTACCTGGATAGCCGCCGTGGCCTGATGGCCCGGCACCGGCCAATAGCGAGAGCCGAACAGGCCCGTGGCGCCGAGCAGCAGCATGGCCTCGGTCATCATTGCCATCACGATCCAGCGCGGCAGGCGATGGAAAAACGGCCGGTTGGACAAAGATCTGCCCTCAAATCCATGGATTGGCCCCATACCGCCCCAGGTACGATTCATAACCCATCGCACTTACACCGACCTTACGGGAAGCAAGGTCTTGAAGGCGATGGCGAGGCTCTTGTCTCGCGTAGAAAATGGCCGCATTGCTGGCGACATCGGGAACAGGAACTGATCGTGGGCCATGCGGCTTTTGGTGGTCGAGGACAATCCGGAATTGGCGGCCCTGCTGGCCGAAGGGCTGCGCAAGGCGGGGTTCGACGTCGACCTGCTGTCGTCGGTGGAGGATGCGCGCGCCGTGCTCGACAATACCTTCTATGCGGCGCTGATCCTCGACCTCGGCCTGCCGGACGGCGACGGGCTTGCGCTGCTGCGCGAAATTCGCCACCGCAACAATTCCATTCCTGTCCTGGTACTGACGGCGCGCGGTGGGCTCGACGATCGCGTCCTCGGCTTGCGCAGCGGCGCCGATGACTACCTCGTCAAGCCGTTTGCCCTCGAGGAGCTGATCGCCCGCATCGAGGCTCAATTGCGGCGGCCTGGCCAGCTCATGGGCAGTTCGCTTCGCATCGCCAATCTCGAATTCGACACCCGCAGCCGCCAGGCGAGCATTGACGAGCGCCCACAGGTGCTGTCGGCGCGCGAGACCGACGTCCTGGAACTGCTGATACGCAGCAAGGGGCGCGTGGTCTCCAAGAAGCAGGTCGAGGACCAGATCTTCGGCCATTCCGGGGAGGTCGCCTCCAACGCCGTCGAGGTCTATGTCCATCGCCTGCGCCGCCAGCTCGCCGACAAGGGCGCACACGTCCAGATTCACACCGTGCGCGGCGTCGGCTATCTCATCGCCGAGGATAAATAAGTGCCGCGCTTCTCCTCGATCCTGTCGCGCATCGTCGTCCTGCACGTCATTGCGGTGGTGATCACCTCGGTGCTGATGTCGCTGGCGCTGTCGTGGCTGCTCGGCTTCGCCACCACTAACATCCATAACCGCTCGATGCGCGATCAGGCGGCTGCGGTGGCCGACCATCTCGCAATGCAGGCCGACGGTCGCATCGCGCTCGACTTGCCGCCGGATCTCCAGGGACTCTATTCGCAGCCCTATGGCCGCTACGCATACGCAGTCATTGACGAGAGAGGCGTCGTCCTGTTCTCATCGCTCAATCGCGGCGAAGCGCTGTTTCCCGTCGATCCGGGCAATGCCGAGGTCGAATATCTGCGGGCGAAGCGTAACGAGGCGACACTGTCCGGTGCGAGCGTGCGGCGCAACGTCGGCGGCGAGGCGCTGCGCGTCCAGGCGGGCGAGGATCTCGCCAATCGCGACGTGCTGATCGACGACATCGCTTCGGATTTCTTCAGGAATGTGGGCTGGATCACCCTGCCAATCCTGATGATCCTCCTCGTCACCGACATTGGTATCTTCCGCCGTGCGCTGCGACCATTGCGCGAGGCATCCGACACGGCAAAATCCATCGGACCGGCGCGCACCGACGTACGGCTGCCGACGGAAGGGATTCCCAGAGAAGTGCAGCCGCTGGTCCTCGCTGTCAACCAGGGGCTTGATCGACTCGAGGAGGGATTTCGCATTCAGCGTGACTTCACCGCTGATGCCGCCCATGAATTGCGCACCCCGCTGACCATTCTGCGGACGCGTCTCGAGGGGCTGCAGGACGAGACTGGTCGCGCGCTACGCAGCGACGTCGACGGCATGGCGAGGATCATCAGCCAGCTTCTCGACATGGCCGAACTTGATGCCGTGACGATCGATCCAGCGGCGCGCTCCGACCTGCATGCGGTTGCCACCGATGTCACCGCCTTTGTTGCGCCCCTCGCGCTGGCGCAGCGCCGGGAGATCGCGCTGAGCGGCGTCGAAGGGGCGGTATGGGTGCGCGGTAACGCCGAGATGATCAGCCGGGCAATCCGCAATCTCGCCGACAATGCCATCAAGTACGCGCCGGAGGGGACGACGGTCGAGATCGAGGTCGCAGACGACGGTAGCATCGGCGTGTGTGACGAAGGGCCCGGCGTCTCTGCGGAGGAGCGCGAGCTGATCTTTCATCGGTTCTGGCGGCGAGACCGGCGCAACACCGGCAGCAGCGGCCTCGGGCTGTCGATCGTCCGACGGATTGCCCAATTGCATGGCGCGGAAGTGACGGTCGAGAACCGCTGGCCGCGGGGCGCGAAATTCACGTTGCGCTTCGCACTGGCCGAGCGGTCGCAGAAGCGACCGGAGCCGTTGGCCGGAGCGACCGTGCAGGTGCCCTGACGCCAGCACGAGTATTCACCGGTCGGAGGGCTGCGGGGTCTGAAGCCAGCGCGTGATTGTGTGCCATTCGTTCGCCAAGGTGCTGGCGCCCATGAACAGGCCGAGGTGGCCGCAGGCGGCGAGTGCCGTCTCCACCGGAGCGACGCCGACGAGGTGCTCCAGGGCGAAGAGCTGGCTTGAGGCGACGACGTCGTCATCGCCTCCCGCCAGGAGATAGAGCGGCGCCGCCAGCCGGGCGAGATCGATCAGCTCGCCCAGTGCGACAAAGCGCCCTTCCGCGAGATCGTTGCACTTATAGAGCCGCTCCACCACTTCGAGATAGTATCGGCCGGGCAGATTGAGTGTCCAGGAGTCCCAGCGGCGATAGATGGTTGCGAGATCGGCGAAGTCTTCGGAGTCGATAGGGAGATTGCTCTGCAGGTGACCGTGGATCGCCTGCAGATCGGGCGCATTGACGCGCCAGAAACGCTGCATTGCGTGACCGATGAGCCTGCCGTTGCCGGCGATGACG encodes the following:
- a CDS encoding ATP-binding protein → MPRFSSILSRIVVLHVIAVVITSVLMSLALSWLLGFATTNIHNRSMRDQAAAVADHLAMQADGRIALDLPPDLQGLYSQPYGRYAYAVIDERGVVLFSSLNRGEALFPVDPGNAEVEYLRAKRNEATLSGASVRRNVGGEALRVQAGEDLANRDVLIDDIASDFFRNVGWITLPILMILLVTDIGIFRRALRPLREASDTAKSIGPARTDVRLPTEGIPREVQPLVLAVNQGLDRLEEGFRIQRDFTADAAHELRTPLTILRTRLEGLQDETGRALRSDVDGMARIISQLLDMAELDAVTIDPAARSDLHAVATDVTAFVAPLALAQRREIALSGVEGAVWVRGNAEMISRAIRNLADNAIKYAPEGTTVEIEVADDGSIGVCDEGPGVSAEERELIFHRFWRRDRRNTGSSGLGLSIVRRIAQLHGAEVTVENRWPRGAKFTLRFALAERSQKRPEPLAGATVQVP
- a CDS encoding DUF1993 family protein is translated as MTISLYDATVPGYLQILGAVEKVLERGAAHAREHGIDPAELVEARLYFDMLPLRFQIVSISHHSRGAIEGAGRGLFEPPESSQSYDYAGLQALIAETRQALEKIAPDAVNALEGKDMVFQLGDRRLPFFAGDFLLSFSLPNFYFHATTAYDILRTKGVSLGKRDFIGRLRLKT
- a CDS encoding alpha/beta fold hydrolase, whose amino-acid sequence is MILVWGFLLLLVLIVVALVAFTARTAARVVAAVPPRGQFIEVNGQKIHYVDRGTGPAIVMIHGLGGNLLNFDYALADRLLADHRVILIDRPGSGYSVRPESAPANLPAQAATIAAVIKQLGLSRPLVVGHSLGGAVALTLALEHPDSVGGLVLLAALTHAKEEVPPVFRGLAIPWPLLRKIVAWTVATPLAIRNRDVVLGVVFGPDPVPADFALRGGGVLGLRPVAFYNTSTDLLAINDDLPALTQRYGALAVPVAMLYGRGDRLLDYREQGEALKAKLPTLDLELIEGGHMLQFMHPEICEAVIRRTEARMHP
- a CDS encoding response regulator transcription factor, which encodes MRLLVVEDNPELAALLAEGLRKAGFDVDLLSSVEDARAVLDNTFYAALILDLGLPDGDGLALLREIRHRNNSIPVLVLTARGGLDDRVLGLRSGADDYLVKPFALEELIARIEAQLRRPGQLMGSSLRIANLEFDTRSRQASIDERPQVLSARETDVLELLIRSKGRVVSKKQVEDQIFGHSGEVASNAVEVYVHRLRRQLADKGAHVQIHTVRGVGYLIAEDK